In Phosphitispora fastidiosa, the following proteins share a genomic window:
- a CDS encoding transglutaminase-like cysteine peptidase, with the protein MGVAAALFAGALIANSASAAEAFMQTGGLTSQPIGHYEFCKRLPDECSIRSRNVAPAKMTRDFWELIVNVNSHVNQTV; encoded by the coding sequence ATGGGGGTCGCGGCGGCACTTTTCGCTGGCGCACTCATCGCAAATTCCGCCTCCGCAGCTGAAGCTTTCATGCAGACCGGCGGTCTGACATCCCAGCCGATCGGCCATTACGAATTCTGCAAGCGCCTGCCGGATGAGTGCTCGATCCGCAGCCGCAATGTTGCGCCGGCCAAGATGACGCGTGATTTCTGGGAGCTGATCGTCAACGTCAACAGCCACGTGAACCAGACGGT